A part of Bacillota bacterium genomic DNA contains:
- a CDS encoding SpoIID/LytB domain-containing protein, with product MPSSGNTFKIDGVERFNSGTIDGTGRPRGTKKANKKKKGGRAWIFPVLLILLLLTIFYYYKHETGEIAARADEFMVLVNAGEIDAARVMMAAGKKGLDGLHELMERESIAYRQINTSYLLGILKGAAEVLLAQGDAEFTVRLNMVRENGSWMVSVLPPIDILYGAFVIEENPLVLRVLYRGEKRRYRLGEKVGAEYGDVVYMLVLDDSILTVEKAERMPISRVMVRNSTEIEGEQEGLFPLYTAGGPEVYLLDRDKKSAECGRSSDLIVGSSGISFYLLGKKILAATVDGHFKPGEIRVVLNDSSGENLYHREVRISAATAFRMAEPGKESKGTGKQGEAGEGDDGKKDGDGDEESESEESNGTGNGESRPETFTIPANRQVTIRSSPDGIAVLLPGGEEAIFDRRILLSPVEEEQGCFFIAASHRETRGEYAPAYRGNLDIFAGSEGLVVVNELPLEDYLRAVVPGEMPSSFGLEALKAQAIVSRSYAYRQIMESRYHAVGAHVDDSIASQVYNLGPGDSLADQAIGETKGLVPFHDNEPIEAFFFSTSCGCTANPEEVWTTPEVGFPGNRMPYLFARSQIPGEVLELSSEEDLMAFIDETGYEGAYDRDAPFFRWKITMSSHDFEEIVRHNLGEQYRRRPDLVLTGEGQDFVSREIPEDAPGKLLGIRTLQRGAGGNMMVLEIEGTRGTYRLVSEYTIRFTIRPIQYRSGANPIILRRGDGTQIENFNVLPSAFAYLDTVPDGDGGIREIRISGGGYGHGVGLSQNGARGMAEKGFDFVQIIEHYYPGTQLHRVHE from the coding sequence ATGCCCTCGTCAGGCAATACATTCAAGATCGATGGGGTTGAGAGATTCAACAGCGGCACGATAGATGGAACGGGAAGGCCCCGGGGAACGAAAAAGGCAAACAAAAAGAAAAAAGGCGGCAGGGCCTGGATTTTTCCGGTACTGTTGATCCTTTTACTGCTCACAATATTTTATTATTACAAACATGAGACGGGGGAGATAGCGGCCCGGGCCGATGAGTTCATGGTTCTGGTCAATGCCGGAGAAATCGATGCAGCCCGGGTTATGATGGCCGCCGGGAAGAAAGGGCTCGATGGTTTACACGAGCTGATGGAAAGAGAATCAATAGCTTACAGACAGATAAATACTTCTTATCTGCTGGGCATTCTGAAAGGGGCAGCCGAGGTGTTGCTGGCCCAGGGTGATGCGGAGTTCACGGTCAGGTTGAATATGGTTCGCGAGAACGGGTCGTGGATGGTGTCCGTGCTGCCACCCATTGATATTCTGTATGGAGCATTTGTCATCGAAGAAAACCCTCTCGTCCTGCGTGTCTTGTATCGGGGCGAGAAGCGCAGGTACCGCCTCGGGGAGAAAGTCGGAGCAGAATACGGGGATGTCGTTTACATGCTTGTCCTGGATGACAGTATTCTCACGGTGGAGAAGGCGGAACGGATGCCCATCTCACGGGTGATGGTCAGGAACAGCACGGAGATCGAAGGCGAGCAGGAGGGGCTTTTCCCGCTCTACACCGCCGGTGGGCCGGAAGTATATCTGCTCGACCGTGATAAGAAATCGGCGGAATGCGGCCGATCCTCGGACCTGATCGTGGGCAGCTCGGGCATCTCATTTTACCTGCTCGGGAAGAAGATTCTGGCAGCAACGGTTGACGGGCATTTCAAGCCCGGTGAAATACGCGTGGTCTTGAATGATTCCTCGGGGGAGAACCTTTATCACCGGGAAGTCCGCATATCCGCTGCAACGGCGTTCAGGATGGCGGAACCCGGAAAGGAAAGCAAGGGAACGGGTAAACAGGGGGAAGCGGGCGAGGGTGATGACGGGAAGAAGGATGGAGATGGGGACGAAGAGAGTGAAAGTGAGGAAAGCAACGGCACGGGGAACGGAGAAAGCAGGCCGGAAACGTTCACCATTCCCGCCAATAGACAGGTAACGATACGTTCATCTCCGGATGGAATAGCGGTTCTTCTGCCGGGAGGGGAGGAGGCCATCTTTGATCGACGCATCCTGTTAAGTCCGGTGGAAGAAGAACAGGGGTGTTTTTTCATCGCTGCTTCACACCGGGAAACCCGGGGCGAATATGCCCCTGCCTACCGGGGCAACCTGGATATCTTTGCAGGAAGCGAGGGGCTGGTCGTGGTCAACGAGCTGCCCCTGGAAGATTATCTGCGGGCGGTGGTACCCGGCGAGATGCCCTCTTCTTTTGGCCTTGAGGCCTTGAAAGCGCAGGCGATCGTATCCCGCTCCTATGCTTATCGCCAGATCATGGAGAGCCGTTATCACGCCGTCGGAGCACACGTGGATGACAGCATTGCTTCACAGGTGTACAACCTCGGGCCGGGAGACAGCCTTGCCGATCAGGCCATCGGGGAAACAAAAGGGCTGGTGCCTTTTCATGACAACGAGCCTATCGAGGCCTTTTTCTTTTCCACTTCTTGCGGTTGCACGGCCAACCCTGAAGAAGTATGGACCACACCGGAAGTCGGTTTTCCCGGGAACAGGATGCCCTATCTGTTCGCTCGGTCACAGATCCCCGGGGAGGTTCTTGAACTATCTTCCGAGGAAGACCTGATGGCATTCATCGATGAAACCGGTTATGAAGGGGCGTATGACCGCGATGCCCCTTTCTTCCGCTGGAAGATCACGATGAGCAGCCATGATTTTGAAGAGATCGTCAGGCACAATCTGGGAGAACAGTACCGGCGCCGTCCCGATCTGGTACTGACCGGGGAAGGGCAAGATTTCGTATCCAGGGAAATACCGGAGGACGCTCCGGGCAAGCTTCTGGGCATCCGCACGTTGCAACGCGGCGCCGGGGGGAACATGATGGTCTTGGAAATCGAAGGAACGCGGGGAACCTACCGACTTGTCAGCGAATATACGATCCGTTTCACGATCCGGCCGATTCAGTACCGCAGCGGGGCCAACCCGATAATTCTACGAAGGGGCGATGGCACGCAGATCGAAAATTTCAATGTCCTGCCCAGCGCTTTTGCTTATCTGGATACGGTTCCGGACGGGGACGGGGGAATCCGTGAGATCAGAATCAGTGGCGGCGGCTACGGCCATGGCGTGGGATTGAGCCAGAACGGGGCCAGGGGCATGGCCGAAAAAGGGTTTGACTTTGTACAGATCATCGAACATTATTATCCCGGTACACAGTTGCATCGTGTTCATGAATGA
- a CDS encoding thiolase family protein, producing MKECVIVDGMRSANTRAHREKGWFKNRRPDELLTAVYDALFERNPQVKPEEVEAVFIGTANQTGMTYDIARLAWLAAGYPHSVATNSIGQQCPSGMSAIEHAARAIMCGEGEIYIAGGVEDMLNIPMGMGADFPPRLAAIYPPDELPMGATAEKVAEQWNVSRDDMEQMAYYSHTKAAAARDAGKFDNEIVPVEGEKEDGTTFMVDRDQMIRENISIEAMSTMVSPFKPGGVITAALSSPLTQGACALILMSREKADELGCSYHLKYRAGAMAGCDPTVMGIGPISAVRKVLERANLTMDDMGVVELNEAFASQSLVCVRELGIEENAPFEKTNIWGGALALGHPLGQSGARIVVTLNNIMKTDKADVKYGLAALCGAFGNANATIWERV from the coding sequence ATGAAGGAATGTGTAATCGTAGACGGAATGAGATCGGCCAACACCAGGGCCCATCGTGAAAAAGGCTGGTTCAAGAACAGGCGGCCCGATGAATTGCTAACGGCGGTTTATGATGCCCTCTTCGAGAGAAATCCCCAGGTTAAACCCGAGGAGGTGGAAGCCGTTTTTATTGGAACGGCCAACCAGACGGGAATGACCTACGACATCGCCAGGCTGGCCTGGCTGGCGGCCGGGTACCCCCATTCCGTGGCCACAAACAGCATCGGCCAGCAATGCCCCTCGGGAATGTCGGCCATAGAACATGCTGCCCGGGCCATCATGTGCGGTGAAGGAGAAATCTACATTGCCGGCGGCGTGGAAGACATGCTCAATATCCCCATGGGTATGGGCGCCGATTTCCCGCCCAGGCTGGCGGCCATATATCCGCCTGACGAGTTGCCCATGGGAGCAACAGCGGAAAAAGTAGCCGAGCAGTGGAATGTTTCCCGCGATGACATGGAGCAGATGGCATATTACAGCCATACAAAAGCGGCGGCTGCTCGCGATGCGGGGAAATTTGACAATGAAATCGTGCCCGTGGAAGGCGAGAAGGAAGACGGTACCACATTCATGGTTGACCGGGACCAGATGATCAGGGAAAATATCTCCATAGAAGCCATGTCCACGATGGTTTCACCGTTCAAACCGGGTGGGGTTATCACCGCTGCACTTTCTTCCCCGCTGACCCAGGGAGCCTGTGCGCTCATACTCATGAGCAGGGAGAAGGCGGATGAACTCGGCTGCTCCTATCACCTCAAGTACAGAGCAGGAGCGATGGCCGGCTGTGACCCCACCGTCATGGGTATCGGGCCCATCTCCGCTGTAAGGAAGGTACTGGAAAGGGCCAACCTGACCATGGACGATATGGGTGTGGTCGAGCTGAACGAAGCCTTTGCCAGCCAGTCGCTGGTCTGTGTGAGGGAACTGGGCATCGAAGAAAATGCCCCCTTCGAGAAGACCAACATCTGGGGCGGCGCCCTGGCCCTGGGACACCCTTTGGGGCAATCGGGAGCCAGAATCGTCGTCACCCTGAACAATATCATGAAAACGGACAAGGCAGACGTAAAATACGGACTCGCTGCCCTCTGCGGTGCATTCGGGAACGCCAATGCCACCATCTGGGAACGGGTATAG